One Bacteroidota bacterium genomic window carries:
- a CDS encoding type I restriction endonuclease subunit R: MNKKTDTTEKGLEAHITQHLCLVNAFEERHHSQYNRVDCVDDDLLFNFLQNTQEKEVMKLQTIHGNNYRSKVLYRLNNQIKTIGIIEVLRKGITDNNIKLKLFFDKPVSNLNEKDLALYNQNIFSVTRQVHYSNQNENSLDLVVFINGLPIVTFELKNELTKQTVKDAIKQYKNNRDPKEELFRLGRCLVHFAVDTEQVWMATHLKGENTYFLPFNKGNNNGAGNPPNPNGIKTDYLWNEILTKDRLTNIIQNYVQLFEEETEKILPDGKVKKEKVKKLIFPRFHQIDSVDKLLNNAKENGAGKRYLIQHSAGSGKSNSISWLAHQLVGLFDKENTNTVFDTVIVVTDRKVLDAQIRNNIKQFEQVKGVVEAITEGSKQLKTALEEGKKIIITTIQKFPYIVNEIGELPGNKFAIIIDEAHSSQSGNTAGKLNETLSKEIDEENAEEWTDEDEIVEIVKGRKMLSNASYFAFTATPKNKTLELFGEKYNDNGKEKFKAFHLYSMKQAIEENFILDVLQNYTTYQSYYALLKKIEDDPAYDKNKAQKKLKIFVESHEHAIAKKTALIIDHFMDSVIRQKKINGLAKAMVVTSSRKNAVKYKTAFDNYLAKTNNPYKSIVAFSGDIDGETESSLNHFSSASIPDEFKKSEFRFLIVANKFQTGFDQPLLHTMYVDKKLGGVNAVQTLSRLNRTTSGKKDTFVLDFGNDAEEIKKSFDPFFETTILGEATDPNKLFDLQAALDAFQVYTPEQVQEFSQKIIANVPVDQLHTILDAAAEVFRTSLNEEQQDDFRAKCKTYVRLYVFLAQIVPFVNPYLERLYLFLNHLQNKLGKQRDEDLAQGILDNIDMESYRLQKEGEFNIQLQQGDELKPIPTDMRGSAAEPEMEYLSNIVKAFNDKFGTTFTNEDKVRKMTQDLMQDVKDDKSAMDNISASLSRNDLQNAQITFADILKEKMINHIDSNFEVFKEYNDNPEFKAFLAGQMFKILINDLAKAV; encoded by the coding sequence ATGAATAAAAAAACCGACACAACAGAAAAAGGACTCGAAGCCCATATTACACAACACTTGTGTTTGGTAAATGCTTTTGAAGAAAGACATCATAGCCAATACAACCGTGTGGATTGTGTGGATGATGATTTGCTTTTTAATTTTCTGCAAAACACGCAGGAAAAAGAAGTAATGAAATTGCAAACCATTCATGGCAACAATTATAGAAGTAAAGTATTGTATCGCTTAAATAACCAAATAAAAACAATTGGAATTATTGAAGTTTTACGCAAAGGCATTACCGATAATAATATTAAACTCAAACTGTTTTTTGATAAACCCGTTTCAAACCTAAACGAAAAAGATTTAGCCCTTTACAATCAAAATATTTTTTCAGTCACTCGGCAAGTACATTACAGCAATCAAAATGAAAATTCGCTGGATTTGGTGGTTTTTATCAATGGTTTGCCAATCGTTACTTTTGAACTAAAAAACGAACTTACCAAGCAAACGGTAAAGGATGCCATTAAGCAATACAAAAACAACCGCGACCCAAAAGAAGAATTATTCCGCTTAGGTAGGTGTTTGGTGCATTTTGCAGTTGATACAGAACAAGTTTGGATGGCAACACATTTAAAGGGCGAGAATACTTACTTTTTGCCCTTCAACAAAGGAAATAATAACGGAGCAGGAAATCCACCCAATCCAAATGGCATAAAAACCGATTATCTCTGGAATGAAATTTTAACCAAAGACCGTTTAACAAATATCATTCAGAACTATGTTCAGTTATTTGAAGAAGAAACAGAAAAGATTTTGCCCGATGGAAAAGTAAAGAAAGAAAAAGTTAAAAAACTAATTTTCCCTCGTTTCCATCAAATAGATTCTGTTGATAAACTTCTCAATAATGCAAAGGAAAACGGAGCAGGAAAACGCTATTTAATACAACATTCAGCAGGTTCAGGAAAATCAAATTCTATTTCATGGTTAGCTCATCAGTTGGTTGGCTTATTCGACAAGGAAAATACAAATACTGTTTTTGATACTGTTATTGTGGTTACCGACCGTAAAGTGTTGGACGCACAAATACGAAACAACATCAAACAATTTGAGCAGGTGAAGGGTGTTGTTGAAGCCATTACCGAAGGAAGTAAACAACTGAAAACCGCATTGGAAGAAGGCAAGAAAATTATAATCACCACTATTCAAAAATTCCCATACATTGTAAACGAAATTGGTGAACTGCCCGGAAACAAATTCGCAATCATCATTGACGAGGCACACAGCAGCCAAAGCGGAAATACAGCAGGAAAACTAAATGAAACACTTTCAAAAGAAATTGATGAAGAAAACGCAGAAGAATGGACAGACGAAGATGAAATTGTAGAAATTGTAAAAGGCAGAAAAATGCTATCAAATGCGAGTTATTTTGCTTTTACTGCAACGCCTAAAAATAAGACACTCGAATTGTTTGGCGAAAAATATAATGACAATGGCAAAGAAAAATTTAAAGCATTTCATCTTTATTCAATGAAACAAGCCATTGAGGAAAATTTTATTCTTGACGTATTGCAGAATTACACGACATATCAAAGCTATTATGCTTTATTAAAGAAGATTGAAGACGACCCAGCTTATGACAAGAACAAAGCACAAAAGAAGCTGAAAATATTTGTTGAGAGCCACGAACACGCCATCGCTAAGAAAACTGCATTAATCATTGACCATTTTATGGATAGCGTTATTCGCCAGAAAAAGATTAATGGACTGGCAAAGGCTATGGTTGTTACAAGTAGTCGTAAGAATGCGGTAAAATACAAAACAGCATTTGATAATTACTTGGCTAAAACCAATAATCCATACAAATCAATTGTAGCATTTTCAGGTGATATAGACGGAGAAACAGAATCTTCTTTAAATCATTTTTCAAGTGCTTCTATTCCTGACGAGTTTAAAAAATCAGAGTTTCGTTTTTTGATTGTTGCCAATAAGTTCCAAACTGGCTTTGACCAACCGCTTTTGCACACAATGTATGTTGATAAGAAATTGGGCGGTGTAAATGCAGTTCAAACACTTTCACGTTTGAATAGAACAACATCAGGCAAAAAAGACACATTTGTTCTAGATTTTGGCAACGATGCAGAAGAAATTAAAAAGTCATTCGACCCGTTTTTTGAAACAACAATTCTTGGAGAAGCAACCGACCCAAATAAATTATTTGACTTACAAGCTGCTTTAGATGCGTTTCAAGTTTACACACCTGAACAAGTACAAGAATTTTCACAAAAGATTATTGCTAATGTTCCAGTTGACCAATTACATACTATTTTAGATGCAGCAGCAGAAGTTTTTAGAACAAGTTTAAACGAAGAACAACAAGACGATTTTAGAGCAAAATGTAAAACCTATGTTCGCTTATATGTCTTCCTTGCTCAAATAGTACCTTTTGTAAATCCTTATTTGGAAAGATTATACTTGTTTTTAAACCATTTGCAAAATAAACTCGGCAAGCAACGTGATGAAGATTTGGCACAAGGGATTTTGGATAATATTGACATGGAAAGTTACCGACTTCAAAAAGAAGGTGAATTTAATATTCAATTACAGCAAGGCGATGAATTGAAACCAATTCCAACTGATATGAGAGGCAGTGCAGCAGAGCCCGAAATGGAATATCTTTCAAACATTGTGAAAGCATTTAACGATAAATTCGGAACCACTTTCACAAATGAAGATAAGGTTCGAAAAATGACACAGGATTTAATGCAAGATGTAAAAGACGACAAATCTGCAATGGACAATATTAGTGCATCATTGAGTAGAAACGACCTACAGAATGCACAGATAACTTTTGCCGATATTTTGAAAGAGAAAATGATAAATCATATTGACAGCAACTTTGAAGTTTTTAAGGAATACAATGATAATCCAGAATTCAAAGCATTTTTAGCGGGACAAATGTTTAAAATATTGATAAATGATTTGGCAAAAGCAGTATAA
- a CDS encoding ATP-dependent helicase — MSITLSDEQKIYVQTSGKVILNACPGSGKTTTVAHKLYALIQNWEKSFSASAGIVCLSFTNVAKNEIAEKFRELNGFSLPYPHLISTIDSFVNSYITLPFAHKINDIGKRYRIIDDFGYLDRIFQSNWQLMKTFKSHLFAFPPSKIDYTINSSYSWDGHDKSGDAEFVKYAKTIKIMQIKMGLLKTSDSAFFAYLILKKYPRLAKYLAAKFPYLIIDEAQDTSEIQHLILEMLYSEGLKNIDLVGDPYQCLYQWRDASPELFLQKFDDTENWKGIYLSENRRSTKKIIDVFSILRRKTDKAIVPVIDTADDLPLHIIKYDGANYADAISKYEKLCNDKKIDSNIILVRGNALKNSLLGKESNYKPWNTAVPYLLIESRIHLQSNEIKEAVKKIRRVIIGLFSPDISFTDLKEKEQELKNDKETNSTIFNLIRGLPSFDLSLKDWTIQTQQYLKDELELLNEPDFGIRKKNVTKNGKTLFDKATLDNPVNKYFKKSTTDSNIPITNIHQVKGMTFDSVFLILNSKNHKENVTLNDFNLTEPLPSEKQRLIYVAISRPRSLLCIGVPNTIADHVLKNQFNDEIIIL, encoded by the coding sequence ATGAGTATTACGCTATCTGATGAACAAAAGATTTATGTGCAGACATCGGGAAAAGTTATTCTCAATGCCTGTCCTGGGAGTGGCAAGACAACAACTGTTGCTCATAAACTTTATGCGTTAATTCAAAATTGGGAAAAAAGTTTTTCAGCAAGTGCAGGAATCGTTTGTCTTTCTTTTACCAATGTTGCTAAAAATGAAATTGCTGAAAAATTCAGGGAGTTAAACGGCTTTTCATTACCCTATCCACATCTTATTTCTACCATTGATAGTTTTGTAAACTCATATATCACACTACCATTTGCCCACAAGATAAATGACATTGGAAAACGCTATCGAATAATTGATGACTTCGGCTACTTAGATAGAATCTTTCAATCGAATTGGCAACTGATGAAAACTTTCAAAAGCCATTTGTTTGCATTTCCACCAAGTAAGATTGATTATACAATCAACAGCAGTTATTCATGGGACGGACATGATAAAAGTGGAGATGCGGAATTTGTGAAGTATGCCAAAACAATAAAGATAATGCAAATTAAAATGGGTTTGCTTAAAACAAGTGACTCTGCTTTTTTTGCATATCTTATCTTGAAGAAGTATCCCCGATTAGCAAAATATCTTGCAGCAAAATTTCCTTACTTAATCATTGACGAGGCACAAGACACTTCTGAAATTCAACATTTAATTTTAGAAATGCTCTATAGCGAAGGTTTAAAAAATATTGACTTGGTTGGTGACCCTTATCAATGTTTGTATCAATGGAGAGATGCAAGCCCTGAATTGTTTCTTCAAAAATTTGACGATACTGAAAATTGGAAAGGAATTTACCTGTCTGAAAATAGGCGTTCAACAAAAAAGATAATTGATGTTTTCAGTATATTAAGACGAAAAACTGACAAAGCAATTGTTCCAGTCATTGATACGGCTGACGACTTGCCATTGCATATTATTAAGTATGATGGTGCAAACTATGCTGATGCTATAAGTAAGTATGAGAAACTTTGTAATGACAAAAAAATTGATTCTAATATAATACTTGTAAGAGGTAATGCTCTAAAAAATTCTTTGCTTGGCAAAGAAAGTAATTACAAACCTTGGAATACAGCAGTACCTTATCTACTAATTGAATCAAGAATACACTTACAATCAAATGAAATTAAAGAGGCAGTGAAAAAAATTAGGCGAGTGATTATTGGACTTTTTTCACCTGACATTTCTTTCACTGACCTAAAAGAAAAAGAACAAGAACTAAAGAATGACAAGGAGACAAACTCTACAATCTTCAATTTAATTAGAGGACTACCTTCTTTTGATTTATCACTGAAAGACTGGACAATTCAAACACAACAATATCTCAAAGATGAATTAGAACTTCTCAATGAACCTGACTTTGGTATAAGGAAAAAGAATGTCACAAAAAATGGAAAAACTCTTTTTGACAAAGCAACTTTGGATAATCCAGTCAATAAATATTTTAAAAAATCTACTACTGATAGTAACATTCCAATAACTAATATTCACCAAGTGAAAGGAATGACATTTGATTCAGTTTTTCTGATTTTGAACTCTAAAAACCATAAAGAAAATGTCACATTAAATGATTTTAATTTAACAGAGCCATTGCCATCTGAAAAGCAGCGTTTGATTTATGTGGCTATTTCAAGACCAAGAAGTTTGTTGTGCATAGGAGTTCCAAATACCATTGCAGACCATGTTTTGAAAAACCAATTCAATGATGAAATAATTATTTTATAG
- a CDS encoding AAA family ATPase — MYLSSIHIENYKGIKNLDANFQKDINVIIGENGSCKTALIDAIRLLYNLGNQQRELYVTVDDFYLGESVITISYEFRELTTDQKGAFYEYVVLGETEEKDFARITIFYKKEKQKVLFSYYTGEVEGQRADSVTFQYFIQYYLGALRDSTRDLLTNRNSILGSLINRQVENNNSQASYEALMKTANEELLKQKEVTGSQHSINTNLINIYKQSIENQIGLRIEESKAEYIVNIIKPYLPHDTETLTGEGFNLKQNSLGFNNLIYIATVLGDINQQLKDDKTSHYTLLIEEPEAHLHPQLQMNLFNFLKQTNNQDNSQLFITTHSPTLTSKVPLDNLLHLSKHHEAINLNQCFEGREIIQVEEEDEDAFSDDALNRKKQLERYIDVTKSQLFFSKGVLFVEGISEELLVPVFAQILNQRLEDYKIELLNANGTSFYPFVYLFNSTDKFKTLPLPLSILTDDDRYTESKNTEYSFKNIKDNLPKAEYLFEKIKSATQSARIKNISELIKSVPEKISLNFSYKTFEFEIVQANISKTKTQIADNLLWKYLAQDKSIVKKFTKIKAHLDSFVGAEITEAELSKLQILIWKAIPSKAEFAQDFSVYLLANLETAKTNFVVPDYIKKAITHLINYKSK, encoded by the coding sequence TGACGATTTTTATTTGGGAGAATCAGTAATTACAATATCATACGAATTCAGAGAACTGACAACCGACCAAAAGGGAGCATTTTATGAGTATGTAGTTTTAGGTGAGACAGAAGAAAAGGACTTTGCAAGAATTACTATTTTTTATAAGAAAGAAAAGCAAAAGGTCTTGTTTAGTTACTACACAGGCGAAGTTGAAGGGCAACGGGCAGATAGTGTAACATTCCAATACTTCATTCAATACTACTTAGGAGCATTGCGAGACAGTACAAGAGATTTGCTGACTAATCGCAATAGCATTTTAGGTAGTTTAATAAATCGTCAAGTTGAAAATAATAATAGCCAAGCGAGCTACGAGGCACTAATGAAAACTGCAAATGAAGAATTATTGAAACAAAAAGAAGTTACAGGTTCACAGCACTCAATCAACACCAATCTAATTAATATTTACAAGCAGTCCATAGAGAATCAAATCGGTTTGCGAATTGAAGAATCAAAAGCGGAATACATTGTAAACATAATAAAACCTTATCTGCCCCATGACACGGAAACTCTCACAGGTGAAGGTTTCAACTTAAAGCAAAATAGTTTAGGGTTCAATAATCTGATTTACATTGCAACAGTTTTGGGAGACATCAACCAACAACTTAAAGATGATAAAACTTCTCACTACACTTTGCTAATTGAAGAACCCGAAGCACATTTGCATCCACAGCTACAAATGAACTTGTTTAACTTCTTAAAGCAAACAAACAACCAAGACAATTCGCAACTTTTTATTACAACTCATTCACCAACACTTACTTCTAAAGTTCCGCTTGACAATTTGCTTCATTTATCAAAACATCACGAAGCAATTAACTTGAACCAGTGTTTTGAAGGTAGAGAAATAATTCAGGTGGAAGAAGAAGACGAAGATGCTTTTTCGGACGATGCTTTGAATAGAAAAAAACAATTAGAACGATATATAGATGTTACGAAATCGCAATTGTTTTTTTCAAAAGGTGTTTTATTTGTTGAAGGCATCTCTGAAGAACTTTTAGTTCCAGTGTTTGCTCAAATTCTCAATCAAAGGTTAGAGGATTACAAAATTGAATTACTTAACGCTAACGGCACATCTTTTTATCCTTTCGTCTACTTGTTTAATTCTACTGATAAATTTAAAACGCTTCCTCTGCCTTTATCAATCTTGACAGATGATGATAGATACACAGAATCAAAAAACACAGAATATAGTTTTAAAAATATTAAGGACAATCTGCCGAAAGCAGAATACCTTTTTGAAAAAATTAAATCGGCTACTCAATCAGCAAGGATTAAAAACATTTCGGAATTAATAAAAAGTGTTCCTGAAAAAATCAGTTTAAATTTCTCATACAAAACATTTGAATTTGAAATTGTTCAAGCAAACATTTCAAAAACAAAAACACAAATCGCTGATAACTTGCTTTGGAAATATTTAGCACAGGACAAATCAATAGTAAAGAAGTTCACTAAAATAAAAGCACATTTAGATTCATTTGTAGGAGCTGAAATAACCGAAGCAGAATTAAGCAAGTTGCAAATTTTAATATGGAAAGCAATACCAAGTAAAGCAGAGTTTGCACAAGATTTTTCTGTTTACCTATTAGCGAATCTTGAAACAGCCAAAACAAACTTTGTTGTTCCTGACTACATTAAAAAAGCAATTACTCATTTAATCAACTACAAATCAAAATGA